Proteins encoded within one genomic window of Eurosta solidaginis isolate ZX-2024a chromosome 1, ASM4086904v1, whole genome shotgun sequence:
- the LOC137244978 gene encoding putative serine protease K12H4.7: MRWRKEFALLVGIALIAATSSAPQQLKSENDENIFKRTFKTLHQEPPPPESDMKSSRATPMYRWIKQKLDNFNESDTREWQMRYIINDEFYVEGGPFFIFVGGEWEISPRYVTGGHFYDMAKEHHGYLFYTEHRYYGESRPTSNMDNENIQYLSARQALADLAHFIVEMHEIISGASQSKVILAGGSYSATMVTWFMKLYPDLAAGAWASSAPILAKVNFVEYKEITGESIRLMAGEQCYKRIENGIAEMEALLANKRGAEVKAMLQLCDAFDESNDMDLWTLFSEISDLFAGVVQGHRPGKIEGACNKIMKGNDDVDGLATYLLSRFDGKTCNDLRYKAILKTLIDTSFSDNIMRQWTYQTCNEFGWYQTSGSRNQPFGTKFPVTYYTQMCSDIYGDKFTATFINNQINATNELFGGLEPNVENVYFSHGQLDPWRALGIQDEPQATVIPHHAHCTDFGSISAEEAQEMRASKEKLTILVRKWLGVESVADNF; the protein is encoded by the exons ATGAGGTGGAGAAAAGAATTTGCACTTTTAGTGGGAATCGCATTAATAGCTGCTACCAGCTCAGCGCCACAGCAGCTAAAGTCGGAGAACgatgaaaatatatttaaaaggaCATTCAAAACATTACATCAAGAGCCACCACCACCAGAATCGGACATGAAGTCCAGTCGCGCCACACCAATGTATCGATGGATCAAACAAAAACTGGATAATTTCAACGAATCGGATACTCGGGAATGGCAAATG cGCTACATCATCAATGATGAATTTTATGTAGAAGGTGGTCCATTCTTCATATTTGTTGGCGGCGAGTGGGAAATTTCACCGCGCTATGTGACTGGTGGACATTTTTATGATATGGCTAAGGAGCACCATGGTTATCTTTTTTATACTGAACATCGTTACTATGGCGAAAGTAGGCCTACAAG CAACATGGACAATGAAAATATCCAGTACTTGAGTGCGCGTCAAGCTTTGGCTGATTTGGCTCATTTCATTGTGGAGATGCATGAGATAATTTCAGGTGCCTCTCAATCGAAAGTCATACTCGCTGGTGGTTCTTATTCAGCAACAATGGTAACATGGTTCATGAAATTATACCCCGATTTAGCGGCAGGTGCTTGGGCTTCGAGTGCGCCAATTCTTGCCAAAGTTAATTTTGTTG aGTATAAGGAAATCACTGGAGAATCCATACGTTTGATGGCCGGTGAACAATGTTATAAGCGTATTGAGAATGGCATTGCCGAAATGGAAGCTTTGTTAGCGAACAAGCGAGGCGCTGAAGTCAAAGCTATGCTGCAGCTATGTGATGCTTTTGATGAGTCTAACGATATGGATTTGTGGACATTGTTTAGTGAAATATCCGATTTATTTGCAGGTGTTGTGCAGGGTCATAG ACCTGGGAAAATTGAAGGAGCTTGCAATAAAATTATGAAAGGAAATGATGATGTCGACGGCTTAGCTACTTATTTATTATCAAGATTCGATGGTAAAACTTGCAATGACTTAAGGTACAAAGCTATACTAAAAACTTTGATTGATACGAGTTTTTCCGATAACATAA TGCGTCAATGGACTTATCAAACTTGCAATGAGTTCGGTTGGTATCAGACTTCGGGCTCTAGAAATCAACCTTTTGGTACTAAATTTCCGGTGACCTACTATACGCAAATGTGTAGCGACATCTATGGTGATAAGTTTACAGCCACCTtcataaataatcaaataaacgCTACCAATGAACTTTTTGGTGGACTTGAACCAAATGTAGAAAATGTTTACTTTTCACACGGTCAATTGGATCCCTGGAGAGCTTTGGGTATACAGGATGAGCCACAAGCAACGGTTATACCAC ATCACGCTCATTGCACAGATTTTGGTTCAATCAGCGCTGAGGAAGCTCAAGAAATGCGTGCTTCGAAGGAAAAGTTAACCATTTTGGTACGAAAATGGCTTGGCGTTGAGAGTGTTGCTGATAACTTTTAA